A region of Homo sapiens chromosome X, GRCh38.p14 Primary Assembly DNA encodes the following proteins:
- the TCEAL5 gene encoding transcription elongation factor A protein-like 5, with the protein MEKLYKENEGKPENERNLESEGKPEDEGSTEDEGKSDEEEKPDMEGKTECEGKREDEGEPGDEGQLEDEGNQEKQGKSEGEDKPQSEGKPASQAKPESQPRAAEKRPAEDYVPRKAKRKTDRGTDDSPKDSQEDLQERHLSSEEMMRECGDVSRAQEELRKKQKMGGFHWMQRDVQDPFAPRGQRGVRGVRGGGRGQKDLEDVPYV; encoded by the coding sequence ATGGAAAAGctctacaaagaaaatgaaggaaagccAGAGAATGAAAGAAACCTAGAAAGTGAGGGAAAGCCAGAGGATGAGGGAAGtacagaagatgaaggaaagtcAGACGAGGAAGAAAAGCCGGACATGGAGGGGAAGACAGAATGCGAGGGAAAGCGAGAGGATGAGGGAGAGCCAGGTGATGAGGGACAACTGGAAGATGAGGGAAACCAGGAAAAGCAGGGCAAGTCTGAAGGTGAGGACAAGCCACAAAGTGAGGGCAAGCCAGCCTCCCAGGCCAAGCCAGAGAGCCAGCCGCGGGCCGCCGAAAAGCGCCCGGCTGAAGATTATGTGCCccggaaagcaaaaagaaaaaccgACAGGGGGACGGACGATTCCCCCAAGGACTCTCAGGAGGACTTACAAGAAAGGCATCTGAGCAGTGAGGAGATGATGAGAGAATGTGGAGATGTGTCAAGGGCTCAGGAGGAgctaaggaaaaaacagaaaatgggtGGTTTTCATTGGATGCAAAGAGATGTACAGGATCCATTCGCCCCAAGGGGCCAACGGGGTGTGAGGGGAGTGAGGGGCGGAGGTAGGGGCCAGAAAGACTTAGAAGATGTCCCATATGTTTAA